Proteins encoded within one genomic window of Rossellomorea vietnamensis:
- the trmL gene encoding tRNA (uridine(34)/cytosine(34)/5-carboxymethylaminomethyluridine(34)-2'-O)-methyltransferase TrmL — protein sequence MGVHVVLYQPEIPANTGNIARTCAATDTTLHLIRPLGFSTDDKMLKRAGLDYWQFVNIVYYDSLEEFFEKNDGGEFFYLTKYGKIPHTNFDYSVEDKEYFFIFGRETSGLPDDIIQNNLDRALRIPMNENVRSLNLSNTAAILIYEALRQRNYPGLL from the coding sequence ATGGGAGTACATGTTGTATTATATCAACCAGAAATACCTGCTAACACAGGGAATATCGCAAGAACATGTGCAGCGACCGATACAACCCTGCACCTGATCCGACCACTCGGATTCTCGACGGACGATAAAATGTTAAAGCGTGCCGGCCTTGATTACTGGCAGTTTGTGAACATTGTTTACTATGATTCCCTCGAAGAGTTCTTCGAGAAAAACGACGGCGGTGAATTTTTCTATTTAACAAAGTACGGGAAAATCCCTCACACGAACTTTGATTATAGTGTGGAAGACAAAGAATACTTCTTTATTTTCGGCAGGGAAACATCGGGACTTCCTGATGACATCATCCAGAATAATCTGGACCGGGCACTCCGCATCCCTATGAATGAAAACGTCCGCTCCTTGAACCTTTCCAACACAGCGGCTATTCTCATCTATGAAGCATTGAGGCAGCGAAATTATCCGGGACTGTTATAA
- a CDS encoding amidase domain-containing protein, whose protein sequence is MRKLLMEKVHHVIEEYTSRSQSDYESDKVRRKKASCEERHAEIVKVDATGKVLRITQESNETQTILYDVHYKYLIKQGALLYLEEEVENRRAVFYNDKMYEDGEIQIQREESVEEEEGVTHEEERVTYRYDRLSAVQYAERWWNSYNPAFKKFENDCTNYISQCLHAGDAPMRGYPTKGKGWWMRNQNWSYSWTVANSLRWYIPNSTIGLRGRLVDDAKELKLGDVICYDFEGDGRFDHTTIVTGKDAAGEPLVNAHTFNSRMRYWKYEDSTAYTPNMKYRFFTIVDDR, encoded by the coding sequence ATTCGAAAGCTGTTAATGGAAAAAGTCCATCATGTAATCGAAGAATATACTTCTCGCAGTCAATCAGATTACGAGAGTGACAAAGTGAGAAGAAAAAAAGCATCTTGCGAGGAGCGCCACGCAGAAATCGTGAAGGTGGATGCAACCGGAAAGGTCCTCCGCATTACACAAGAAAGCAATGAGACTCAAACCATTTTATATGATGTTCATTATAAATATCTCATCAAGCAAGGGGCCCTGCTCTATTTGGAAGAGGAAGTGGAGAATCGAAGGGCGGTCTTCTACAATGATAAAATGTATGAAGATGGAGAAATCCAGATTCAACGTGAAGAGAGCGTGGAAGAAGAGGAGGGCGTTACTCATGAAGAAGAAAGAGTGACGTACAGGTATGACCGACTCAGTGCCGTTCAATATGCAGAGCGGTGGTGGAACAGCTATAACCCGGCATTCAAGAAGTTCGAAAATGATTGCACGAATTATATTTCGCAATGCCTTCATGCAGGGGATGCTCCCATGCGTGGATATCCCACCAAGGGGAAGGGCTGGTGGATGCGGAATCAGAACTGGAGTTACAGCTGGACGGTGGCGAATTCCTTAAGGTGGTATATCCCTAATTCGACGATTGGTCTTCGCGGCAGGCTTGTGGATGATGCGAAAGAATTGAAGCTTGGGGACGTGATCTGCTACGACTTTGAAGGGGACGGACGTTTTGATCATACGACCATCGTGACGGGAAAGGATGCCGCGGGAGAGCCCCTCGTGAATGCCCATACCTTCAATAGCCGGATGAGATATTGGAAATACGAAGATTCCACTGCCTATACACCTAATATGAAATATCGTTTTTTTACGATCGTAGATGACCGTTAA
- the queG gene encoding tRNA epoxyqueuosine(34) reductase QueG — MDINQLKQDIITYSKEIGIDKIGFTTADTFSEMKNRLLRQEMLGYQSGFEEKDIEKRVDPSLIFDQPKSIIAIALAYPSKMKNAPQSKRGERRGIFCRASWGTDYHHVLRDRLSKLEEYIVSRVPQARFKSMVDTGELVDRAVAERAGIGWSGKNCSIITPEFGSYVYLGEMVTNLPFAPDTPMEDQCGTCNKCVDVCPTGALMEGGQLDSQKCIAFLTQTKGFLADEYRVKLGNRLYGCDTCQTVCPENKGMDFHFHEEMEPDPEIAKPLLKPLLTISNREFKEKYGHVSGSWRGKKPIQRNAIIALAHFKDETAVDDLIHVMEKDVRPVMRGTSAWALGKIGGETAEKALLMQQAVETDEEVMDEIRKGLNLIQYKG, encoded by the coding sequence ATGGATATAAATCAATTAAAACAGGATATCATTACGTACAGTAAAGAGATTGGAATAGATAAGATCGGGTTTACCACGGCCGATACGTTCTCTGAAATGAAGAACCGGCTCCTTCGTCAGGAGATGCTAGGGTATCAATCCGGATTCGAGGAGAAGGATATTGAGAAGCGGGTCGATCCTTCCTTGATATTTGATCAACCGAAATCGATCATCGCGATTGCCCTTGCCTATCCTTCCAAGATGAAAAATGCGCCACAAAGCAAGCGTGGGGAGAGACGGGGAATTTTCTGCAGGGCATCATGGGGGACGGATTATCACCATGTGCTCAGGGATCGTCTTTCAAAGCTTGAAGAGTATATTGTCTCCAGAGTCCCACAGGCGCGTTTCAAATCCATGGTGGATACGGGGGAACTTGTGGACCGGGCCGTGGCGGAGCGTGCAGGGATCGGCTGGAGCGGGAAAAATTGTTCCATCATCACACCCGAATTCGGATCATATGTGTATTTGGGGGAAATGGTGACAAATCTTCCATTTGCACCGGATACACCTATGGAGGACCAGTGCGGGACATGCAATAAATGTGTGGACGTATGCCCGACGGGGGCCCTCATGGAAGGCGGACAGCTGGATTCCCAAAAATGCATTGCGTTTTTAACTCAAACGAAGGGATTTCTTGCGGATGAGTACCGGGTGAAGCTCGGAAATCGCCTGTACGGTTGTGACACCTGTCAAACCGTTTGTCCGGAAAATAAGGGTATGGACTTTCATTTTCATGAAGAGATGGAGCCGGATCCGGAAATCGCGAAGCCGCTCTTAAAGCCCCTATTAACCATCAGTAACCGTGAGTTCAAAGAGAAATACGGTCATGTATCGGGTTCCTGGAGAGGAAAGAAGCCCATACAGCGAAATGCCATCATTGCTCTCGCTCACTTTAAAGATGAAACGGCCGTAGATGACCTTATCCATGTGATGGAAAAAGATGTGAGGCCCGTCATGCGTGGAACCTCCGCATGGGCCCTGGGGAAAATCGGCGGAGAAACAGCGGAAAAAGCACTTCTCATGCAGCAAGCGGTTGAAACGGATGAAGAAGTCATGGATGAAATACGAAAAGGTCTTAATTTAATACAGTACAAAGGATAA
- a CDS encoding B3/4 domain-containing protein: protein MEITIDSSITSKIPDFKVGFIQYHHIEVGSSPQMLKGRLQLFQESIFFDLHDKSVAELEGIAAWREIFKSTGKDPNRYRHSAEALFRRVKKQNYLTTINSAIDLNNFFSLQYEVPIGIYDCSGLKGNHIELKVGETGQTYTGLNGRENSLENLIVACDGDGPFGSPFVDSDRAPVGEQTKNAVQIIFLKPSLSKEESGKLTKSLMDMFIGIHGGEGSFEVVGG from the coding sequence GTGGAAATCACAATAGATTCATCCATTACGAGTAAAATCCCCGATTTCAAAGTCGGATTCATTCAATACCATCATATCGAAGTCGGCTCTTCCCCTCAAATGCTGAAGGGCAGACTTCAACTGTTTCAGGAATCGATATTCTTTGACCTTCATGATAAGAGTGTCGCTGAACTGGAAGGGATTGCCGCCTGGAGGGAAATCTTCAAGAGTACAGGAAAAGATCCAAACCGGTACCGTCATTCAGCCGAGGCCCTTTTCCGCCGTGTCAAAAAACAAAACTATCTGACGACCATCAACTCTGCCATCGATCTCAATAACTTCTTCTCCCTTCAATACGAAGTGCCGATCGGTATCTACGACTGTTCGGGGCTCAAGGGAAATCACATCGAGTTAAAAGTAGGGGAAACGGGACAAACCTACACAGGGCTCAACGGCCGGGAAAACTCCCTGGAAAACCTCATCGTCGCCTGTGACGGGGACGGACCTTTCGGAAGTCCATTCGTCGATTCTGATCGTGCACCCGTCGGGGAACAGACGAAAAATGCCGTACAGATCATTTTTTTGAAGCCATCCCTTTCTAAAGAAGAAAGCGGGAAACTGACGAAATCATTGATGGATATGTTCATCGGGATTCATGGAGGGGAAGGTTCGTTTGAAGTGGTTGGTGGATAG
- a CDS encoding sugar phosphate isomerase/epimerase family protein has translation MKLGVFTVLFSQKNLEEMLDYVKEAGLHAVEIGTGGYPGNAHCDLDALLESEEKRNEYLEKVTSRGLEISAFSCHGNPISPDAVFAEESHVALQKTIKLAGLMNVPVVNCFSGTAGDHEEAKHPNWPVSPWPNEYGDILKWQWEEKLIPYWKEIGKLAEDHNVKIGLELHGGFLVHTPYTLLKLREETCDAIGANLDPSHLWWQGIDPVAAIKILGKENAIHHFHAKDTYIDQDNVNMYGLTDMQPYGSIQTRAWSFRSVGCGHSLQEWSDMMSALRTFGYDYVVSIEHEDPIMSIEEGFGRAVKNLKSILIEEQPSDMWWV, from the coding sequence ATGAAACTAGGCGTATTCACCGTATTATTTTCACAAAAAAATCTTGAAGAAATGCTTGATTATGTAAAAGAAGCCGGTCTTCATGCAGTCGAAATCGGCACGGGAGGATATCCCGGAAATGCCCACTGTGACCTGGACGCCCTTTTAGAAAGTGAAGAAAAGAGAAACGAGTACTTAGAGAAAGTGACGTCTAGAGGCCTTGAGATCAGTGCTTTCAGCTGTCACGGAAATCCGATTTCACCTGATGCCGTCTTTGCTGAAGAATCCCATGTGGCCCTGCAGAAAACGATCAAGCTTGCCGGGTTGATGAATGTACCGGTCGTCAACTGCTTCTCCGGAACCGCAGGGGACCATGAAGAAGCCAAGCATCCGAACTGGCCGGTATCTCCTTGGCCGAACGAATACGGGGATATCCTGAAATGGCAGTGGGAAGAAAAGTTGATTCCATATTGGAAAGAGATAGGGAAGCTTGCAGAGGATCATAATGTAAAAATCGGTCTCGAGCTCCACGGGGGATTCCTTGTACATACCCCGTATACGTTATTGAAGCTTCGTGAAGAAACATGCGATGCGATCGGAGCCAACCTGGACCCAAGTCATCTTTGGTGGCAAGGGATCGATCCGGTTGCAGCGATCAAGATCCTTGGAAAAGAAAATGCAATCCACCATTTCCATGCAAAGGACACCTACATCGACCAGGACAACGTCAACATGTACGGTCTGACAGATATGCAGCCATACGGCAGCATCCAGACGCGGGCGTGGTCCTTCCGTTCGGTTGGATGCGGGCATTCCTTGCAGGAGTGGTCGGATATGATGAGTGCCCTGCGCACATTCGGGTATGATTATGTCGTAAGCATCGAGCATGAAGATCCGATCATGTCGATTGAAGAAGGATTCGGCCGTGCCGTCAAGAATCTGAAATCGATCTTGATTGAGGAGCAGCCGTCGGATATGTGGTGGGTGTAG
- a CDS encoding Gfo/Idh/MocA family protein — protein sequence MTKLRMGVIGVGGIAQTRHIPTFIKLSDSVSIEAISDINPVTAQTVAETFNIPHVFSDYRDMFGHVDAVTVCTPNKFHAEITIAALEAGLHVFCEKPMAMTPEECERMIGAAEESGKVLAIAYHYRFMKDSRAAKRVIMEDEIGEPMVARARAIRRRKVPGWGVFTNKELQGGGSLIDYGCHFLDLSLWLLGNPSPVEVTGTTYNKLSRMPDQVNQWGDFDKESFEVDDHVTAYIRFDNGASMLFETSWSANVKSDEESMSISGVTGGIDLFPFQMNQMKHGMLLNSDADWVPGEDDPSLPQAQNFINSCLGLEQLVVKPEEAMQVSQIIDAIYKSSETGQSITLK from the coding sequence ATGACCAAACTTCGGATGGGAGTGATCGGCGTCGGGGGGATCGCCCAGACGCGTCACATCCCTACTTTTATTAAACTATCAGATTCAGTATCGATTGAAGCGATCAGTGATATCAATCCCGTCACCGCTCAAACCGTGGCAGAAACTTTTAACATCCCGCACGTGTTCAGTGATTATCGGGACATGTTCGGGCATGTGGATGCCGTAACGGTCTGTACTCCGAATAAATTTCATGCGGAAATCACGATTGCCGCCCTCGAAGCGGGTCTTCACGTGTTTTGTGAGAAACCTATGGCCATGACTCCTGAGGAATGTGAAAGAATGATCGGTGCCGCTGAAGAATCAGGGAAGGTACTGGCGATCGCCTATCATTATCGCTTCATGAAGGACTCACGTGCGGCGAAGCGGGTGATCATGGAAGATGAAATCGGAGAACCGATGGTCGCAAGGGCAAGAGCGATCCGTCGCCGCAAAGTACCGGGCTGGGGAGTCTTTACCAATAAGGAGCTTCAAGGCGGCGGAAGCCTCATCGACTACGGATGTCACTTCCTTGATCTATCCCTATGGCTTCTCGGAAATCCGTCACCTGTTGAGGTAACGGGGACGACCTATAACAAACTTAGTAGAATGCCTGATCAAGTGAATCAATGGGGAGATTTCGATAAAGAGAGCTTCGAAGTCGATGACCACGTGACCGCTTATATCAGATTCGATAACGGTGCATCCATGCTTTTTGAAACGTCGTGGTCCGCAAACGTGAAGAGTGATGAAGAAAGCATGAGTATCTCAGGGGTAACGGGGGGAATCGATTTATTCCCGTTCCAGATGAACCAGATGAAACACGGCATGCTCCTGAATAGTGACGCGGATTGGGTCCCCGGTGAAGACGATCCGAGTCTTCCACAAGCCCAGAACTTCATTAACAGCTGTCTCGGTTTAGAGCAGTTGGTTGTGAAGCCAGAGGAAGCCATGCAGGTGTCCCAAATCATAGATGCCATTTATAAAAGCAGTGAAACCGGACAAAGCATCACACTGAAATAG
- a CDS encoding Gfo/Idh/MocA family protein, with the protein MNTLKIGVIGCGSIAQHRHLPEYANNPNVEVVAVCDIVEERAWKIADAVGAKAYTNYKELLANADVEAVSVCTPNYLHAPVSIDALNAGKHVLCEKPMATSSEEAESMIDASVKSGKKLMIAHNQRFVPSHQKAKQLIENGEVGKIYSFRSAFGHGGPEGWSADGKDSWFFKKDEAFIGAMGDLGVHKTDLLRYILGEEFAEVGAFVETSAKENADVDDTAVCVLKTESGTIGTLAASWSYVSKEDNSTIIYGEKAILRLEDDPVNSLIVQYSSGEVVKYELGGIQTNDEGGQSNSRVIDQFVHSILHDAEPAVPGEEGKRSLEVVLAALESSETKRIVKL; encoded by the coding sequence ATGAATACATTAAAAATCGGAGTTATCGGATGTGGAAGCATCGCTCAGCACCGTCACCTTCCGGAATACGCAAATAATCCAAACGTTGAGGTAGTCGCCGTGTGTGACATCGTTGAGGAGCGGGCATGGAAAATCGCCGATGCAGTCGGAGCTAAAGCCTATACCAATTATAAAGAACTGCTGGCAAACGCTGATGTAGAAGCAGTGAGCGTATGTACACCGAACTACCTGCATGCACCGGTTTCCATCGATGCCCTGAACGCAGGAAAGCATGTACTATGTGAAAAGCCGATGGCGACTTCAAGTGAAGAAGCAGAAAGCATGATCGATGCCTCCGTAAAAAGCGGTAAAAAGCTGATGATCGCTCACAACCAGCGTTTTGTCCCTTCCCATCAAAAGGCGAAGCAGCTGATTGAAAACGGTGAAGTGGGCAAAATCTACAGCTTCCGTTCGGCATTCGGCCACGGTGGTCCTGAAGGCTGGAGTGCTGATGGCAAGGATAGCTGGTTCTTCAAAAAGGATGAAGCGTTCATCGGTGCCATGGGTGACCTTGGTGTTCATAAAACAGATCTTCTCCGTTACATCTTAGGGGAAGAATTTGCCGAAGTCGGGGCCTTTGTGGAAACTAGCGCAAAGGAAAATGCCGATGTGGATGATACGGCAGTCTGCGTATTGAAAACGGAAAGCGGTACAATCGGTACCCTTGCAGCAAGCTGGTCTTATGTGTCCAAAGAAGACAACTCGACCATCATATATGGGGAGAAAGCGATTCTCCGTTTAGAAGATGATCCGGTCAACTCCCTTATCGTGCAATACTCGAGTGGGGAAGTCGTGAAGTATGAACTTGGCGGCATTCAAACGAATGACGAGGGAGGACAGTCGAATTCCCGGGTAATCGATCAATTTGTACACAGCATCCTTCACGATGCAGAGCCTGCCGTACCGGGTGAAGAAGGAAAGAGATCACTTGAGGTTGTATTGGCTGCCCTTGAATCAAGTGAAACTAAACGAATTGTAAAGCTATAA
- a CDS encoding ThuA domain-containing protein: MINVTVWNENRHEQKNPKVREVYPEGIHGAIASFLGEASCNVKTATLDEGDHGLTEEVLEGTDVLVWWGHIAHEEVKDEVVERVKQRVLDGMGLIVLHSGHFSKIFKTLMGTSCDLKWREADEKERIWIVDPSHPITAGLGEYFELEKEEMYGEHFDIPAPDQLVMVSWFEGGEVFRSGCTYQRGNGKVFYFRPGHETYPTYYNENVQKVIVNAVKWAAPVDHARPVYGNAKPLEEIKGSN, from the coding sequence ATGATAAACGTAACCGTATGGAATGAAAATCGTCATGAACAAAAGAATCCGAAAGTGAGGGAAGTGTATCCTGAAGGAATTCATGGTGCCATCGCTTCTTTCCTCGGAGAAGCGTCCTGCAATGTGAAAACCGCTACATTGGATGAAGGAGATCACGGATTGACGGAAGAAGTGCTGGAAGGCACAGATGTATTGGTCTGGTGGGGCCATATCGCCCATGAAGAAGTGAAGGACGAAGTGGTTGAACGGGTGAAACAGCGGGTCCTCGACGGGATGGGATTGATCGTCCTTCATTCAGGTCATTTCTCTAAAATTTTCAAAACCTTGATGGGGACATCCTGTGACCTTAAGTGGCGGGAAGCGGATGAGAAGGAACGCATCTGGATCGTCGACCCGAGCCATCCGATCACAGCCGGTTTGGGGGAATATTTCGAGCTTGAAAAAGAAGAAATGTATGGAGAGCATTTTGACATCCCGGCTCCTGATCAGCTTGTGATGGTCAGTTGGTTCGAGGGTGGAGAAGTGTTCAGAAGCGGGTGTACGTATCAGCGCGGGAACGGAAAAGTATTTTACTTCCGTCCGGGACATGAAACCTATCCTACTTATTACAATGAAAATGTCCAAAAGGTCATCGTCAATGCAGTGAAATGGGCAGCGCCAGTGGATCATGCAAGACCTGTATATGGGAATGCAAAGCCGCTCGAAGAAATCAAAGGATCAAACTGA
- a CDS encoding response regulator transcription factor: MKAIIIDDEKHVREGLLLLAEWEKHGIHTILEAEDGDEAIELITEHRPEIIFTDMRMPKRDGITLLKWLHASELTSKTIVVSGYDDFEYMRNAIHYKSFDYILKPIEPDVLNDTLDKAVKEWNEQARSRKSQVEESRVMNEVKPLYWDRFFSTLCSKEGMTKEMAEKVEKEFGVSIEKLHKTVALLPIKPIVMKSFQGDRDLAFFTIINICNELLRKQNDGVCFRNSNKEEELVILFWHHKHVTYLLEEIHSLIYQYGRVSPVMALGQKSRKVKEAYESALEVYSRHPLLAQKKFVTHQDVKAGSHLHLLDHSNELKWAIRSGSREQVQSQLEGIFSKLENSHILSLEQIQVWEDQFEILRNNWLKEYEIRRQKAFYRGTDYWREDGSFSFRKFKDEKTKEFIELIQTLTQAKYQKEKNNMQYIEEYLQQHYQEDINLQNIADRFYLSREYISRKFKQDYGATITDYVTNIRMEKAKKLLENPYLKIYEVAYGVGYGNEKYFSKVFKKHTGLTPNEYRHAKT, encoded by the coding sequence ATGAAAGCAATCATCATTGATGACGAAAAGCATGTGCGCGAAGGGTTACTTTTGTTGGCAGAATGGGAAAAGCACGGTATCCACACCATCCTCGAGGCGGAAGATGGAGACGAAGCCATTGAATTGATCACAGAGCACAGGCCCGAGATCATCTTCACGGATATGCGGATGCCGAAAAGGGACGGAATCACCCTGTTAAAATGGCTTCATGCCTCTGAACTGACAAGCAAGACCATCGTTGTTAGCGGATATGATGACTTTGAATATATGAGAAACGCCATCCATTATAAGAGCTTCGATTACATTCTGAAACCGATTGAACCGGATGTGCTGAATGACACGCTGGATAAGGCGGTGAAGGAGTGGAATGAGCAGGCACGCTCAAGAAAATCTCAAGTGGAGGAGAGCCGGGTAATGAATGAAGTGAAACCCCTTTACTGGGACCGGTTCTTCTCGACCCTTTGTTCGAAAGAGGGCATGACAAAAGAGATGGCAGAAAAAGTTGAAAAAGAGTTCGGTGTGTCCATCGAAAAGCTGCATAAGACTGTTGCACTCCTGCCGATCAAGCCGATCGTGATGAAGTCTTTTCAAGGAGACAGGGATCTTGCCTTTTTTACCATCATCAATATTTGCAATGAGCTTTTACGAAAGCAGAACGATGGGGTTTGTTTCCGGAATAGTAACAAAGAAGAAGAACTTGTTATCCTCTTCTGGCATCATAAGCATGTAACGTATTTACTGGAGGAAATCCACTCATTGATCTATCAATATGGAAGGGTGTCCCCGGTCATGGCTCTTGGTCAGAAGTCGAGAAAGGTGAAGGAAGCTTATGAATCCGCCCTTGAAGTGTATTCCAGGCACCCCCTCCTTGCCCAGAAGAAGTTTGTTACCCATCAGGATGTGAAGGCAGGATCCCATCTCCATTTACTGGATCATTCCAATGAATTGAAGTGGGCGATTCGTTCGGGAAGCAGGGAACAGGTTCAGTCCCAGCTGGAAGGGATCTTTTCGAAATTAGAAAACAGCCATATACTTTCCCTCGAGCAGATCCAGGTGTGGGAGGATCAGTTTGAGATCCTGCGGAATAATTGGTTGAAAGAATACGAGATCAGACGCCAGAAAGCTTTTTACCGGGGCACGGATTACTGGAGGGAGGACGGCTCGTTTTCGTTCAGAAAATTTAAAGATGAAAAGACGAAAGAGTTTATCGAACTCATTCAAACGCTGACACAGGCTAAATATCAAAAGGAAAAAAACAATATGCAATATATTGAGGAATATCTGCAGCAGCACTATCAGGAGGATATCAATCTTCAGAACATTGCCGACAGGTTCTATTTAAGCCGGGAATACATTTCCCGTAAGTTTAAGCAGGATTATGGAGCGACCATCACAGATTATGTCACGAATATCCGGATGGAGAAGGCAAAGAAGCTCCTTGAAAATCCTTACTTGAAAATTTATGAAGTGGCCTATGGTGTAGGGTATGGAAATGAAAAATATTTCAGTAAAGTATTCAAGAAACATACCGGTCTCACACCAAATGAATACCGGCATGCCAAAACTTAA
- a CDS encoding cache domain-containing sensor histidine kinase, producing the protein MLKTSIRNKLIALLMITTIVPFGSSIIITYLYTKDSIEEQVVKESSNLLYQGKVNLESYINELNGLSLSLYNNPDFINFMRSPGKENNYLTIGIVKNIVQTILYTGDTINGVRISFADGDRVISATKRSTVVFSNRIKDSQWEYFRKAERSPYNMYIEPTYSQEEENINRSKEIITIHRAFRNVPGDEVLAYISLDISPDKIIDLSRNLYNPESEEFYLLSSEGEMIYSSDRDVSDDGNNQKWIRKIMESKDVSGTLEWKEDTFNGVMMYDQLPASAGGWFLVKRVSYANLYESAFSVAKINILFGVLGLTLVVLATLFVSFKITSPIRILLSNIQEVEKGNMKVQAESFGFDEIGILGNRFQQMIERINHLINREYKLELENKTNQLKVLQSQINPHFLYNALQSIGTIALKNRVPQIYSLITHLSKIMRYGMNMEEDVVPLSKEINYTNAYLLLQKERFGENLEYSVEVDEGVKEVQVPKMILQPLIENYFKHGFDIRDGVGRIDLTCFQDGAELVMVVRDNGAGVTEERLREIEEHFKADAWNKTGEETNIGLKNVYVRLKLYYDHKATLLLLNHEEGGLMVTMRVPLRMEGEANESNHH; encoded by the coding sequence ATGTTAAAGACAAGCATTCGGAATAAGTTGATTGCGTTGTTGATGATCACGACGATTGTGCCGTTTGGCAGTTCGATCATCATTACATATTTGTATACGAAGGATTCGATAGAGGAGCAGGTGGTGAAGGAAAGCAGTAATCTCCTTTATCAGGGGAAGGTGAACTTGGAGAGCTATATCAATGAGCTCAACGGGTTATCGCTGTCTCTTTATAATAATCCTGATTTCATCAATTTCATGAGGTCACCGGGTAAGGAGAATAATTACCTGACGATCGGCATCGTGAAGAATATTGTGCAAACGATTCTCTACACAGGGGATACGATCAACGGGGTGCGAATATCCTTCGCTGACGGTGACCGGGTCATTTCGGCAACGAAGCGTTCGACCGTTGTGTTCTCTAATAGAATAAAAGATTCACAGTGGGAATACTTCAGGAAGGCTGAGCGAAGCCCATATAACATGTACATTGAACCAACCTATAGTCAGGAAGAGGAGAATATTAATCGTTCGAAGGAAATCATCACGATCCACCGGGCATTCCGCAATGTTCCGGGTGATGAGGTATTGGCTTATATATCCCTGGACATCTCACCTGATAAAATCATCGATTTGAGCAGGAACCTCTATAATCCTGAATCAGAGGAATTTTATTTATTATCTTCAGAAGGGGAAATGATCTACAGCTCGGATCGCGACGTATCGGATGATGGAAACAATCAGAAATGGATCAGAAAGATCATGGAATCGAAGGATGTCTCAGGGACCCTTGAGTGGAAGGAAGATACGTTCAACGGGGTGATGATGTACGATCAGCTCCCGGCTTCCGCAGGCGGATGGTTCCTGGTGAAGAGGGTATCGTATGCGAACCTCTATGAAAGTGCCTTTAGTGTGGCGAAGATCAATATTTTGTTCGGGGTCCTTGGATTGACCCTCGTGGTGCTGGCGACTCTGTTTGTTTCCTTCAAAATTACATCTCCAATCCGGATACTGCTTTCGAATATCCAGGAGGTGGAAAAAGGGAATATGAAGGTACAGGCGGAATCATTCGGCTTTGATGAAATCGGCATCCTTGGAAATCGATTTCAGCAGATGATCGAGCGGATCAATCACTTGATCAACAGGGAATACAAGCTGGAGCTTGAAAATAAAACGAATCAATTAAAGGTACTGCAGTCGCAGATCAATCCCCATTTTCTTTACAATGCCCTGCAGTCCATCGGGACGATTGCCCTTAAGAACAGGGTTCCGCAAATATACTCCCTGATCACCCATTTATCTAAAATCATGAGGTATGGGATGAATATGGAGGAGGATGTGGTTCCTTTAAGTAAAGAAATCAATTATACGAATGCGTATCTCCTTTTACAAAAGGAGCGGTTCGGCGAAAACCTGGAGTATAGTGTCGAAGTGGACGAAGGGGTGAAGGAGGTCCAGGTTCCCAAAATGATTCTGCAGCCCCTCATAGAAAACTACTTCAAGCACGGTTTCGATATCCGTGATGGAGTGGGGAGGATTGATCTGACCTGCTTTCAGGATGGGGCAGAACTGGTGATGGTCGTCCGGGACAATGGGGCAGGGGTGACAGAAGAAAGGCTCAGGGAAATAGAAGAGCACTTCAAAGCAGATGCATGGAACAAAACCGGTGAAGAAACCAATATCGGGCTGAAGAATGTGTATGTAAGATTGAAGCTTTACTATGACCATAAGGCCACTCTTCTCCTTCTGAATCATGAAGAGGGGGGCTTAATGGTCACCATGAGGGTGCCGTTACGAATGGAGGGTGAGGCAAATGAAAGCAATCATCATTGA